The proteins below come from a single Mytilus edulis chromosome 5, xbMytEdul2.2, whole genome shotgun sequence genomic window:
- the LOC139523728 gene encoding perlucin-like protein isoform X2, with translation MISFYRMFLSVMLVLCYISMIESNSCDISKEKATISSMLQSIEKKMKEKCSVNSENCPAGWKQYKDHCYFFSPDTKTWQNADKQCKNMGSYLVKITDSAENSWVVDMITKSVKHYYGSWMGAADFENEGHWKWMHDSSKVLYTNWSVIQPDNKNNEDCGHFWSAHQYKWNDAQCNLDRMGYICECSHASNCRPSKG, from the exons ATGATTAGTTTTTACAGGATGTTTCTGTCAGTAATGCTGGTCCTGTGCTATATTTCTATGATCGAGTCAAACTCATGTGATATATCAAAAGAGAAAGCAACTATATCTAGCATGCTTCAGTCTatagaaaaaaagatgaaag AAAAGTGCTCTGTCAACTCAGAAAATTGTCCAGCCGGTTGGAAGCAATACAAGGATCACTGCTACTTTTTTTCACCCGACACAAAAACATGGCAAAATGCTGAT AAACAATGTAAAAATATGGGAAGTTACCTTGTGAAGATAACCGACTCAGCAGAAAACTCGTGGGTTGTTGACATGATCACTA AATCTGTTAAGCACTATTATGGCTCCTGGATGGGAGCGGCAGACTTTGAAAATGAAGGTCACTGGAAATGGATGCATGACTCATCAAAGGTTCTTTATACCAACTGGAGTGTAATCCAACCGgacaataaaaataatgaagactGTGGTCATTTTTGGTCAGCCCATCAGTATAAATGGAATGATGCACAATGCAACTTAGATAGGATGGGGTACATTTGTGAATGCTCACAT